One part of the Arachidicoccus terrestris genome encodes these proteins:
- the rpsT gene encoding 30S ribosomal protein S20 → MANHKATKKDVRQAAKRRDRNRYYGKTTRNNIRNLKASADDAAYDAALPLTFSMIDKLAKRGVIHKNKANNLKSKLARKTEFKKPA, encoded by the coding sequence ATGGCAAATCATAAAGCTACCAAAAAAGACGTACGTCAAGCAGCTAAGCGCAGGGACAGAAACCGTTACTACGGTAAAACAACCCGTAACAATATCCGTAACCTTAAAGCGTCTGCCGATGATGCAGCTTATGATGCTGCATTGCCTTTAACTTTCTCTATGATCGATAAATTGGCAAAACGCGGTGTTATTCATAAAAATAAAGCTAATAACCTGAAAAGCAAATTAGCCAGAAAAACTGAATTTAAAAAACCCGCCTAA